The Hermetia illucens chromosome 2, iHerIll2.2.curated.20191125, whole genome shotgun sequence genomic interval TCCTTTGCTTCTATTCTCAAAAAGACTTTACACAAAACTGACATATATATGCTACTAATGGGATAAGTCATCGCAGTCGGAAACAGAAATAGGAAGCCCTTTCATCTGAGGTTAGGGTCAGGTTATACCACCTACTCGCTTGTACCAAAGGCTAGTCCATCAGAACGCAtgccaaaataaaaatatcactgAACAAAGCAGGCATTAAGTTTCAAGACAGAAAAATCTCCCATGTAGACCTCATCAATAGAAAAATGCATCGGCTACAGTTCTGGGTCTGGTCTGGTCGATTTAGAAAAGTCATTCTGCTCGAGCTCTGATAAAGGAACATTATAAACTCTTCTGCTGAAAGACGACTTTAACCActagaaaaaaagatatttcaacAGACACAAGAACGAGTGCAATCGGTACATTAGGACTTCTTCTTGTACGATTTGAAAACAGTCTCCAGTTGGTCGGCAGATAAATTATCAATTTAATTAACTACTTAAAACTTGACCCCATGTCAGTCAACTCTCGCTCAAGGTGTGGCTGGAAGAAAACGAATTACATCATTCATACTATCAAGCTAACAAGGCGAAAAAGTATAAGTAGCTGAACTGTACCATACTAGGAAAACGCACCCAATCGGCTTTGAGACTTTAGAAAGGAAATCTTTACTCATGTTCCAATAGAAAACCATCGCAAATGGACCCCAGAAGCTGAAAGGGGTCCGTTGGCGATTGCTACAGAGTAGGGAAGCGTTGGATACGCCCTATCGTCAACTAATCAGCAGCCCAATGTACCTGTCAATGACAGTACGTCCGAATCTCACATAGCCAGGTGATTGGGATGCAGAAAATACGTTTTGCAAATATCCCAAAAGGGGCACATCGATAGAGTTGCATTTCCCAATTGGACGGATTGGCAGCCTGCGCTATAGCGATACCGAATTTGCAGGAAACGCCCAGACGCAGAAATTGTGGGCATCGGACAGGCAGAAGATCATAGTCTGGTATTCAACAAGGACCGGATGTACCAGTATATCGGCTGTATAGCCGAGTGTCAGACTGCGAAGAAGCTGATCTGAATGAAAGGACTCTTCGCTTACTTCACCTTGGCGGAGAACctcaaaaagaaattgaaaatcagGAGACATGAATAAAAAACGAAGTAAATGGCATACAATAAAATCCAAGAAACACCATGTCTTTACAAATGCTCCTTTTGGAATGCATCGCCGTTCATGTTCAGGTTGGCTTTCAGAGAACGTTGAGGTTGATTGGGTACTAGTCGGTCTTCACAAACGTTTAGGTCAACGTTTGACGTTATTAATCCAGAGCTACTGGAGACAACTATCCCATTCATTCTAACTGCTCATTATCTATTCCCCTTTGGTAGATTAGGAGTCAAATGTTGGGCTTCTAAGAtgtcttttttatttattttcattttctagaTAAGTACCATACAACATTAAACAAAATGTACTAATTTTATCTCAATTTTACTTTCAGATCCAACTATCAACGCTCCTATTCACATTCCCATGAAGTGACCTCAGATGATCCTGACTACTCATCGCCTTCATATAACATCAATAGTCATAAATCTCTACCAGATCTTCATTCACAAATTAGTCGACATTCACCCCATAGCGAAGCGTTAAGCTGCTGTAGTCGAGGCAATCGATCAAATAAGTCGGGGGGCAGTTCATTAAATCGcgactcgggtggttcttcgggTCACTACACGCACCGTAGTGAGCCTTGCTGCAAGCAAAAAGATCCTGTGAAATTATGTGCCCCTGCAGACTTCCGAAGAGATAGTGGATCTTCGACACAACATAGTGGCAACTCGTATTATGCTTATGGAATGTCTTCATCCCGCTACATTGATTGTCCCGAATGTCGGGCTAAATATCAAAAAGATTCTGAATGCCTATTAAATTTCACTACTCCCGAAGTGCCCGAAGCATTCCAGGATGATTATCAAGAGCCAACTAAAACTAGTCGATACCAAGATGGGTCGATTGCGCTCCCAGCCAATCGACAAGCATACTCTCAGCTTCAGCAAAGTTCACCTACTTCGAAAACGCCCGACGGTCTCCCGCCAAGTGGTGGAATGACAAAAGAACCAGAATTCAGTCCACCATTAGGGACTTTTAAAAGACAAAAATGCTTGCGATTCAAACATCGGAATCGTTATTCATCATCGAACGATCGAAATTCCTCGCGTGACGATACCGATGAGGATCGTAAACCAATTTTACGTTCAAAGAGTGATATAAGCGATCGTTACTGGAATCGAATGGATGCTTCGGGTAAGATGCATATGGGAATTGATAAACGCGGCAAAGCGGAAAGtatgtcgcaattggagaaattCTTTGATCGTCTTGGTCTCAACGATGATAAATTCGATGAGATATACACGCCTAAGCGACGTCATAGTGATAATGAATCGGATCAATCGAGCACCGTGTTCTTTTCGGATGTGAGTACAGTGGATTCTACACGATTACCGGATAGTACAGAGACGAATCCAAATAGTCAAAACTATCGGCCAACGGAGCCTCCTTCGATTGTTGAACGAAACGCAAGAATAATAAAGTGGTTGTGTAATTGTCGAAAGTTACAGTTAGTGTAACTTTAACTCGAAAATTTATATTCTAATTAACGACCATTACATGATTTTTATTATCAAATCAGTTGAAAGAATGTTTATGTGATTGGACTTTTTCGTTgtatattttgttatttttatattttttttctcggCGACAATAAGTATTTCGTGGTTCGCGCAATTCATCAATGTTGACAGACAATCCGACAATGAAACGATGAGTATTTAGGTattgaaataaagaaatataaatcgGTCTTGTCAGAACTTATAGTTTCTTGGCAACCTTTCTTTCAATTGTTCTTTTGCAGAACACTGCCCTCATTTCGCCAGACAATTCAACAATTCAAGTCAATTCAACTTCGTCACGAAACTTCGAATTAGTTTCGTTCAGAATCAAAAGTTGTAAGGGGTTCAGAATCATCAGTTGCATTAGTTGTGTGTCCCATGCAGGCCAGGTGGCCAGGTCGCTACTCGCGTGAAACAAACTGGTGAAAAGTTTTGGCAAAGGAACTGGAAAATGGCAGTTGAATTGTCGGACTGACAAGAAttataaatggaaaattctgacaaAAGTGATTTGTATTTCTTTATCACATTGCTTACATGGCCttgattaatttgtataaaATGATTGGCAGTCtttttataatatattgaaATATCCATTCATGCCACTGCAAAAAATTAGAGATTTACTCATAGTAAGAAAAGACCATTATAAAGACTGTCCTCACCGtttattatttacattttttttaaactaattcaaagaaaaattttcGTGTTGGATTCCACAATTGATTTCTTAATTTTGATCACGACGAAATAAAAACTTATATTCTTATGATCCTCAACagcaaataaattaattatatcCTTTCTTTGAACAACGTTTTGTCATAAGTCTGCACAATCATTTTCTCCTCACACATACACTTACAGGCGTAATTTTTTAAAGACACTCACTGACTCTGAATCAACCAATAACCGATGGCTCATTCAATAAAGCTCAAATATGAATCGATACTGAACAAAACTCTACAAGAAAGTAGTAAGTGGCTGAACTTTTTTCTACATCTGCTCACACCTAAAACATTAATAGAATGTACACCTTTTACTTACCAACTTTTTCGTAATGTAACCAAATATTAATTGAACAATACGCTTAATATTAGTGAAGACAAATATAGAAGTGAAATaatatttaatcaatttaaGAGGTAAccgataaaaataaaagaaaaaaatgcataaaaaattgaaactgtattttaaaataaaatagatcTTAAGTATTACATAAATAATAGACCAGCATAATATCTAAAGATCTAACATGTTGAGATGTACACATATATATTACTGTAACTATTGCATACATAAAGGTATATCGTAGCAGTAGCGATTAACGAAATCTAATTTAAAATGAAACAGATTCTTATTAATTATTCCATTAACTGAAGAGAACCCCCTAGTTGATAGAGCGCGTTTTTTGTCATTATACATTGAAATTGTTTCTATCGAGCGTACGAACTTCGAATTGAAGTGCATATTACTGAAtagaaattaaaaaattcatGCATGCATGAAAATTATTTGGTCGCGACGGTTTTACATAGACagagaaaaatgaaattaaattgtcAAGAAAATATTATGTTTGTAATTGTTCCTTCTAATTATACAAAAATGTTATTAttgaaaagtaattttataCCGTTATGTCATTACCAATTGTTTTGTTACtgaaaattacaattttcaggatgaaaattttgttaattagCCGAGCGACTTCATTGTTGAGTGGTTTCGTTTCAGGATTGGTTTGGAAAGAGAATTATTATACAATTGTGCCCTTTCTAGGCAAATTCCGCTCTAGTCCCTTTCGCTCATCGATACATTTGCAACCACGCCTTCCTCTCCTCTTCTGCTCCTCTCAGTCTACATTGAATTCGCCCCACCCTGCGACCGACTGCATTCCAGTTGTGATGGTACGCGTAAGCATTTCCTCAGATTTTTCGACGAAACCGTCTTCTCAAATGTCTCTTTAAGATATTCGCTTTGTTTTCCAGATTCCTTGTATGTTAGCTGacttttaacaaaaaaacagCAGCTTTCCTATTACAATTATAATAGTTTTATTATTGTGTATAAGCATGTATTTTGGAGACGATTTACTCCCTGAACACCAGCATTTCTGGCGTATTCAGTGAGGGAAAGCTCAGGCTGGTCTATACTCCAGGGGTCAGACCGTTAAATAAACTACATACAAAAAGTAAGCATCTGGAATTCGCTCTGAAATTACCTATAAATCAGCATCGAGACTTTACTCACAAAATCGACTTTTGGATATTATTTTCGAATAGCGAAGAAGCAAGAAAAAATCACCATCAACAGCACagcaaccggtctaggcctgccttaataagaaaccccAGATATCCCAGCTTTGCACTGCGgaccaccatttcgatatccctaaaacctgtctggcgtcctggcctacgttatCGCTCCACTCATGCAGGTctgcctcgtgttctttttctaacatagatattgcccttatagacttttcgggctggatcttcttcatccatacggattaagtgactcgcccactgcaacctactgagccggcttttatccacaacctgacggtcatggtatcgctaataggtttcgtcgtcatgtaggctacggaatcgttcatcctcatgtagggggcgaaaaattcttcggaggattcttctctcgaacgcggtcaagagttcgcagttttttttttgccaagaacccaggtctccgaggaatacataaggactggcaagatcattgtcttttacagtaagagtttgaccctatggtgagatgtttcgagcgaaacagtttttataagctgaaataagctctgttggcaagcaacaaccgtgcgcggattcttttctcgaacgcggccaagagttcgtgaAAAATAGGAGGTGATATTACCCCTTAAACCTATACAGCTATCTGTAGTATCCGCCATGCCCCGTCAAAAATTGCCTGAGATTGGAAGCAGACTCAAATCCTGGGGATCAATCTGTGGATTTATCGACTCTTTTCCGCTCGAATGTTTCATTCGTATCGTGTTTTTCGTTTCGATTAAAAAAGAACCGGGCCCATCATAGATGTGATCATCTTACCGGCGTTGGCATCATTCCAGTTACCATCCGCCGCATCTTTGAAGGTGGTTATCCTATACTCACCTTTTGGGAATTGTGTATGTTATGCAGTGCAGTTCCGAAAACTGACGCTGCATGGTGTAGTAAAATCTCACCAGTCTAGCTGTTTTCGAGTGCGTCGCGAGGCCCCACAtctggcatcatccttgccccCAATTCAAAATAATCCTTGATATACCGCGAACATATGTATTTTCAAACTCCCAACTCCGTCGTTCATATGAATTTACTTTATATTATGGTGACggcatacacgttttagagtgCGATAGATTCACGTGAAGTttacaattttgaccttctataactttattaaaaaaaagttggatTTTGGTAAATTTTCCTATGGATTATGTTATTATTTAATCGTACCGTTCTGTGAACGAGACTGATTACAATTTTTGGGGCATACCTTTTGAACCCCCagttccctatgtttcacccggtaTCAAAAACATCATTAGTTTTGGAAGGTACTAATTGAGgtccttcatttgatactccacacgacCATGTGTGAtcatctgtgaaaaaaaatgtacaccctctccCCCCTGGGGATCATGATTCCAAAACCATGCCCCTTAGCATCATTCAGCAGCTATGAAAAGAGGTTCAATGCCATACAAAACCGTAACCGATATAGCAACGAGAATTCGTTGACCTCTATTTGCCCGTCCTAcaattaccgagtcgataatgagtttttctttgtaaccccttgatccaatttggcagcctttctgctcctcggacagaatgttatagGTAAtgggttttgtgttttgttcCTGACTAACGACCTGATTTATGCACCCGATCCAAACCAGGGCCTctctagttcttcgagctgtttatggctttccGCATATCTTCTCCGGTAACTTCCGCAAAATGCATGCCCGGCATAGTGAATGGCGAGTGCCTTCAGCAGTAATTCAATCAGCATGCAGGGCGGGTAACTCCGTTATCGAAAAATGCATTGCCAGGACGTTCTGTTGTGGTTCGTTGAGTGGTCTAAAAAAGCTCCACTGGTTTCTCGGAACACGTGTGGGCTGactttccagaatttcaacttacTAGAGATAACACAGGTTCGGTAAACTCTCTGCAATCTATTCTTCATCCGtcagctggcattgccagtgctgatttgagtcaacctagcaatgtcctgcgttAAGTCGTGCCGTCGTTCTAGGCGAATTTATCAAGGTCAATTTCTTcattcactcaaaccaatagcgTGAAAGAGAATCTTCTGACAGTGCAATCTGACAACCGCAACTGTTGATTGTAGTTGCTGTAGCGacgtatcagcacacagtcgagacgcaatctcatcatcgatttgagatagaagagttgctagagatgcatagaatctgggaatatctggtctatgcgaaggatccatttccgcaaATTCTTGGAATTCGTCTCGAACCTAGCCGTGATTTCAGTCGGACGGTGAAGAAAGGTCCTTCGAGTACCGAAATTGTTGCCCCCAGTGGGGCgtgttgttgttgatgccaccgcccTCGCCCACCccctgcgccgttgatgatgatgattttacctttccgctagtgttatttattatacttgcatataccgatatttcgggaaccacttgtttccttcattagTGCTATAATTCTGCTCCTAACTGAGTTTATTAAAAACTTATTTAGTAGATaagttttttaataaattcaataatagcagaaaagtaaaaacaagtctgaattatttcaaatgttgtacCTGACCCCGACGTGGTAGGagtggatgataaagaggttcattgtccagtccacttcatccgcctACGCGAACCCGCTGAAGTGCTTACTACAGATTCTTGCGAAACAACTAGAGCAGGCGAAGCCATGCTTCTAGTTATCGTGGCGCGAAGTCGTGAGATTGACCGCGGATTAGCGGTTTCGGCGCCTTGCTATGCATTGCGGGCGCCCGACTGTGACAAGATCAGACGACTCCTGCCGGCACTTAAGTTTCTCCTTGCCCTAGTTTCATGGATGGATAACTGGCTGGTGTAGTGGTAGCTtctttagtgagtaatctgcaagactgcaggGTTCCTGTTTTGTATGCTAAACGCTGACCAAGAAGACTACTTACAGGAAATTCGCCTCCCGGTGCATTGTTTGAATGGGTATGgtagaagaaaagcattgcgctTGTTTTGCGTTCTTCGATCACTTGCGCGTGAAAAATTTCGCGCATTTGGTATGGTTACTACGGCGCTAGAGTCTTGTGTGTGATGCATGGATGGGGAAACATACACAAGAAAGTCATCTATGCGTCATGGATACACAGGCCAGTTAGCTACCCCGTACCCAACCCGCTTATAT includes:
- the LOC119648807 gene encoding uncharacterized protein LOC119648807; the encoded protein is MAAVVYGNSPRHHSRMSNTHHLQHSNTLPQSHHYMSGGGSSSATSNPHHQQPPPLNFATHPVQTPSNSLLLPPASYLSTGTPMSSSSLQPQPQSFPFQHSSAQPQSFSHYHHSSAAALIYAGQRHHSKRKSAVELLAESKPLYVKSETVLDRHQQFTYRSPGGGGGGSGGVVGSGVSPNAQCALSPSRIHHNPHHRSTNRRSASSSSDLLQTKLRKLLNADAKDYAVPEISRCKYDTSQKYDTFSKYQTVKYSQELSVNASADQSDVSVMFPSAFLSPQSLPPHPASDDDIYSYGIDDPLVLTDDYRAISPPAEYAADSSPEKTSNNRSNYQRSYSHSHEVTSDDPDYSSPSYNINSHKSLPDLHSQISRHSPHSEALSCCSRGNRSNKSGGSSLNRDSGGSSGHYTHRSEPCCKQKDPVKLCAPADFRRDSGSSTQHSGNSYYAYGMSSSRYIDCPECRAKYQKDSECLLNFTTPEVPEAFQDDYQEPTKTSRYQDGSIALPANRQAYSQLQQSSPTSKTPDGLPPSGGMTKEPEFSPPLGTFKRQKCLRFKHRNRYSSSNDRNSSRDDTDEDRKPILRSKSDISDRYWNRMDASGKMHMGIDKRGKAESMSQLEKFFDRLGLNDDKFDEIYTPKRRHSDNESDQSSTVFFSDVSTVDSTRLPDSTETNPNSQNYRPTEPPSIVERNARIIKWLCNCRKLQLV